In Athalia rosae chromosome 6, iyAthRosa1.1, whole genome shotgun sequence, one DNA window encodes the following:
- the LOC105682962 gene encoding COPII coat assembly protein SEC16-like, with product MDHKIFGIKIIGLSTGHHTILCSLKANMKVLILLAIATAALASLEPAGYRPPGSSPSSRYLPASQNSISSPSNQYLPANRYTGASTIQTPSNQYLPANRYQTPTSLETPSNQYLPANKYSSFQVSQTQEAPVNQYLPPSGNRYTSANVHRETPSNRYLPASANREIDASSARQWIANRADVGSSPRYTGAISNQYLPAAFEAQQKVAQPSNIYLPASGRYSAPSHSASTSSSSSRYTGGSVAAPSNQYLPANRYASSDNGYGYQSAEDSVPAKYDFEYEVKDESSGNDFGHKESRDGDNTQGVYTVVLPDGRKQIVEYQADQEGYKPRISYEESKQGYNNNAYNRQGGYAHGYPQGPY from the exons ATGGACCACAAGATTTTTGGTATAAAAATCATCGGCTTAAGTACCGGTCATCACACCATCCTGTGTTCTCTAAAAGCAAACATGAAG GTCCTGATCCTGCTCGCTATCGCCACCGCGGCTCTCGCCAGCCTGGAACCAGCCGGTTATCGTCCCCCAGGGTCATCTCCGTCTTCGAGGTACTTACCGGCCTCACAAAATTCCATAAGTTCGCCGTCCAACCAGTACTTGCCGGCCAACCGGTACACCGGCGCTTCCACGATTCAGACACCGTCCAACCAATACTTACCCGCGAATCGCTACCAGACTCCGACTTCTCTGGAAACACCGTCGAACCAGTACCTCCCAGCTAACAAGTACAGCTCCTTCCAAGTTTCCCAGACTCAGGAGGCCCCGGTTAACCAGTACCTACCACCTTCGGGCAACCGGTACACCTCGGCAAACGTACACCGGGAAACACCGTCGAACCGCTACCTACCAGCGTCTGCCAACAGAGAAATCGACGCCAGCTCCGCTCGCCAATGGATCGCCAATCGCGCCGACGTCGGATCATCCCCGAGATACACCGGCGCCATATCGAACCAGTATCTCCCAGCCGCTTTCGAAGCCCAGCAAAAAGTAGCGCAACCCTCGAACATCTATCTGCCAGCTTCCGGTCGCTACTCCGCTCCCAGCCATTCcgcttctacttcttcttcttcttcgaggtATACGGGGGGTAGCGTCGCCGCACCTTCCAACCAATACCTTCCCGCCAATCGGTACGCCTCATCCGATAACGGATACGGATACCAGTCCGCCGAGGATTCC GTACCCGCGAAGTACGATTTCGAGTACGAGGTCAAGGACGAATCCTCCGGTAACGATTTTGGCCACAAGGAGAGCAGAGACGGCGACAACACCCAGGGCGTTTATACCGTTGTCCTGCCCGACGGTCGTAAACAGATAGTGGAGTATCAGGCCGACCAGGAGGGATACAAGCCGAGGATTTCTTACGAGGAATCGAAACAGGGATACAACAACAACGCTTACAATCGTCAGGGTGGATACGCCCATGGTTATCCCCAGGGACCTTATTAA